The Collimonas fungivorans Ter331 genome has a segment encoding these proteins:
- a CDS encoding glycoside hydrolase family 15 protein, whose protein sequence is MTKPPTEVSATETLAAAAAIEVSAIPSTSSLDLGVVGNCALNALIDKLGRVVWCCLPRFDGDPVFNALLDPSENGSLWSFQLENFSHSEQWYEPNTAVLHTRLFDTLGQGVEITDFAPRFPSRGRFFRPLTLVRRLHPLSGAPRLRILLRPRFDWGREIPVITRGSNHLRYVGSEQTLRLNTDAPISYLLAETSFVVSRPYNFLLGPDETLVNGIGDTARTFEQETLAYWRSWSRALATPLEWQAAVIRAAITLKLSLCEDTGAIVAAMTTSVPEAPGSARNWDYRYCWLRDAFFVVRALNSLSELGTMEDYLRWLGNVVVRSAGGHIQPLYGIGLEEALPEVTLDHLPGYRNHQPVRVGNQAYEHFQHDVYGNIVLGAAQSFHDERLLHRSGVEQFQHLEACGERAFTLYDQPDAGMWELRTRSRIHTSSALMSWAACDRLAKIASKLELGERAAYWHERATTIGQRILSEAWNEERQAYAESFGGRDLDASVLLMVEVGLVAPTDQRFIATVDALEKYLCDGPYMRRYEAPDDFGRPETAFNICTFWRIDALARIGRKEQAREIFETMLATRNHLGLLSEDTHPVTGEMWGNFPQTYSMVGIINCAMRLSAAWESAI, encoded by the coding sequence ATGACCAAGCCACCTACCGAAGTGTCGGCCACCGAAACGCTGGCCGCTGCCGCTGCGATTGAAGTTAGCGCCATACCATCCACTTCCTCCCTCGACCTCGGCGTCGTCGGCAACTGCGCGCTGAATGCGCTGATCGATAAACTCGGGCGCGTGGTCTGGTGCTGTTTGCCCCGCTTCGACGGTGACCCGGTATTCAACGCCTTGCTCGACCCCAGCGAAAACGGCAGCTTGTGGAGTTTCCAACTGGAGAATTTTTCCCATAGCGAGCAATGGTATGAACCGAACACCGCCGTGCTGCACACCCGCCTGTTCGACACCCTCGGGCAAGGCGTGGAGATTACCGACTTCGCCCCGCGCTTTCCCAGCCGCGGCCGCTTCTTCCGGCCGCTGACCCTGGTGCGCCGCCTGCATCCGCTGAGCGGCGCGCCGCGCCTGCGCATATTGCTGCGTCCGCGTTTCGACTGGGGCCGCGAAATACCGGTGATCACGCGCGGCAGCAACCACCTGCGCTATGTCGGCTCGGAACAGACCCTACGCCTGAATACCGACGCTCCCATCAGCTACCTACTGGCGGAAACCTCGTTCGTGGTGAGCCGGCCCTACAACTTTCTCCTGGGGCCGGACGAAACCCTGGTCAACGGCATCGGCGATACCGCCCGCACCTTCGAACAGGAAACCCTGGCTTACTGGCGCAGCTGGAGCCGTGCCCTGGCGACGCCGCTGGAATGGCAGGCCGCCGTGATCCGCGCCGCCATCACCCTCAAGCTGTCCTTGTGCGAAGACACCGGCGCCATCGTCGCCGCGATGACCACCAGCGTGCCGGAAGCGCCGGGCAGCGCGCGCAACTGGGATTATCGCTATTGCTGGCTGCGCGATGCGTTTTTTGTGGTGCGCGCGCTCAACAGCCTGTCCGAACTGGGCACCATGGAAGACTACCTGCGCTGGCTCGGCAATGTCGTCGTCAGGAGCGCCGGTGGCCATATCCAGCCGCTGTACGGCATCGGCCTGGAAGAAGCGCTGCCGGAAGTCACCCTGGACCACCTGCCCGGCTACCGCAACCACCAGCCGGTGCGCGTCGGCAACCAGGCTTACGAGCATTTCCAGCATGACGTCTATGGCAATATCGTGCTCGGCGCGGCGCAGTCGTTCCACGACGAGCGGCTACTGCACCGCTCCGGCGTCGAACAGTTCCAGCATCTGGAAGCCTGCGGCGAGCGCGCCTTTACCTTGTATGACCAGCCGGACGCCGGCATGTGGGAGCTGCGCACCCGTTCCCGCATCCATACGTCATCGGCGCTGATGAGCTGGGCCGCCTGCGACCGCCTGGCCAAGATCGCCAGCAAACTGGAGCTGGGCGAACGCGCCGCCTACTGGCACGAGCGCGCGACGACCATCGGCCAGCGCATCCTGAGCGAAGCCTGGAATGAGGAGCGCCAGGCGTATGCCGAAAGTTTCGGCGGCCGCGACCTCGACGCCAGCGTGCTGCTGATGGTGGAAGTTGGCCTGGTTGCGCCGACCGACCAGCGTTTCATCGCCACCGTCGACGCTCTCGAAAAATATCTGTGCGACGGCCCTTACATGCGGCGCTATGAAGCACCCGACGATTTCGGCCGGCCGGAAACGGCATTCAATATCTGTACCTTCTGGCGCATCGATGCGCTGGCGCGCATCGGCCGCAAAGAGCAGGCGCGCGAAATTTTCGAGACCATGCTGGCCACCCGCAATCACCTGGGGCTGCTGTCGGAAGATACCCATCCGGTGACCGGCGAAATGTGGGGCAACTTCCCCCAGACCTATTCCATGGTCGGCATCATCAACTGCGCCATGCGCCTTTCCGCCGCCTGGGAGAGCGCCATCTGA
- the otsB gene encoding trehalose-phosphatase, which translates to MPLQNRDYDFAADALFLDFDNTLVDFAPLPESVVLPPDLITTLQRLQHAANGALAIVSGRPLKQIDHFLSPLRLPVAGVHGAERRSADGRMTQLAVPDIERLLVCLQPLTLQHAGLLLEVKRGALALHYRRAPHLEQICVQAMSEALAHEQGFSLLRGNMVVEAKAADADKGKAIAAFMEEAPFAGRRPLFIGDDITDEVGFAWVQSETAGGLGIKVGLGPSLARARIASPAAVRSMLAQVLERSQ; encoded by the coding sequence ATGCCTCTACAAAATCGTGACTACGACTTTGCCGCTGATGCGTTGTTTCTGGACTTCGACAATACCCTGGTCGATTTCGCCCCGCTGCCGGAAAGCGTGGTGCTGCCGCCAGATCTGATAACAACCTTGCAACGGCTTCAACACGCTGCAAACGGAGCGCTGGCCATTGTCAGCGGCCGTCCGTTAAAGCAGATCGACCATTTTCTTTCCCCCTTGCGTTTGCCCGTGGCCGGCGTGCACGGCGCCGAGCGCCGCAGCGCCGATGGCCGCATGACGCAGCTGGCGGTGCCCGACATCGAACGCTTGCTGGTTTGCCTGCAGCCGCTGACGCTGCAGCATGCCGGCCTGCTGCTGGAAGTCAAACGCGGCGCGCTGGCGCTGCATTACCGGCGCGCTCCGCACCTGGAACAGATATGCGTGCAGGCAATGAGCGAAGCCCTGGCCCACGAGCAAGGATTTTCGCTGTTGCGCGGCAATATGGTGGTCGAAGCCAAGGCGGCCGACGCTGACAAGGGCAAGGCGATTGCAGCTTTCATGGAGGAAGCGCCGTTTGCCGGCCGCCGCCCGCTGTTCATCGGCGACGACATCACCGATGAAGTCGGTTTTGCCTGGGTCCAGTCGGAAACGGCTGGCGGCCTCGGCATCAAGGTAGGCCTTGGCCCCAGCCTGGCGCGCGCGCGTATCGCCAGCCCGGCCGCGGTACGCAGCATGCTGGCGCAGGTTCTGGAGCGCTCACAATAA
- the pssA gene encoding CDP-diacylglycerol--serine O-phosphatidyltransferase, whose translation MTRPKPFSMIREFHLADWFTLSNAFCGVGSLFSVMTYLQTREVLHILLACSLIPAALVFDVLDGRIARWRAQSSAMGRELDSLADIISFGVAPAIIAYGCGMQGLVDRIILVFFVACGVSRLARYNVTSEKLSEGGDKVKYFEGTPIPTSLLLVVVLAAAAWHDALGEQLWLGVVYVAGFQFHPLVLMFALSGALMVSRIRIPKL comes from the coding sequence ATGACCAGACCTAAGCCTTTTTCGATGATACGTGAATTCCATCTCGCCGATTGGTTCACGCTCAGCAACGCGTTCTGCGGCGTCGGCTCCCTGTTTTCCGTGATGACCTATCTGCAGACGCGCGAAGTGCTGCACATCCTCCTGGCCTGCAGCCTGATTCCGGCGGCGCTGGTGTTTGACGTGCTGGACGGCCGCATCGCCCGCTGGCGCGCGCAGAGCTCGGCCATGGGGCGTGAGCTCGATTCGCTGGCCGACATCATCTCGTTTGGCGTGGCGCCGGCGATCATTGCCTATGGCTGCGGCATGCAGGGGCTGGTGGACCGCATCATCCTGGTGTTTTTTGTCGCTTGCGGCGTCTCGCGCCTGGCGCGCTACAACGTCACTTCCGAAAAACTTTCCGAAGGCGGCGACAAAGTCAAATATTTCGAAGGCACGCCGATCCCCACTTCCCTGCTGCTGGTCGTGGTGCTGGCGGCCGCTGCCTGGCACGACGCGTTGGGCGAACAGCTGTGGCTGGGCGTGGTGTACGTCGCCGGCTTCCAGTTCCACCCGCTGGTGCTGATGTTCGCCCTGTCCGGCGCCTTGATGGTAAGCCGCATCCGCATTCCAAAACTGTAA
- the msrA gene encoding peptide-methionine (S)-S-oxide reductase MsrA has protein sequence MDVMDNLSSKTRRQAVANPWAKGLLAACGLGLAVLLGQNAAFSSETAKVVPPPASDEQPPATAHTETAVFAGGCFWGVQGVFQHVRGVTDVVSGYAGGSRDTARYDRVSDGDTGHAEAVQITYDPAQVTYGRLLQIFFSVAHDPTELNRQGPDSGTQYRSAVFPANDMQRNLAQAYVGQIDKSKVFGKTLATRIEAFNGFYPAESYHQNFLTRNPGYPYIVVNDLPKIDDLKRLFPALYRAQPALTKVASR, from the coding sequence ATGGATGTCATGGATAACTTATCAAGCAAAACCAGGCGGCAAGCAGTTGCCAATCCCTGGGCCAAGGGATTGCTGGCGGCATGCGGGCTCGGACTTGCCGTGCTGCTCGGCCAAAATGCGGCGTTCTCGTCGGAGACGGCGAAAGTCGTGCCGCCGCCTGCCAGCGACGAACAGCCGCCAGCCACTGCGCACACGGAGACGGCGGTCTTCGCCGGCGGCTGCTTCTGGGGTGTGCAAGGCGTGTTCCAGCATGTGCGCGGCGTGACTGACGTGGTGTCGGGCTACGCCGGCGGCAGCCGCGATACAGCACGCTACGACCGGGTCAGCGATGGCGATACCGGACATGCGGAAGCCGTGCAGATCACTTACGATCCTGCCCAGGTCACGTATGGCAGGCTGCTGCAGATATTTTTTTCGGTGGCCCACGATCCGACCGAATTGAATCGCCAGGGGCCTGACTCCGGCACCCAGTACCGCTCAGCGGTGTTTCCCGCCAACGACATGCAGCGCAACCTGGCGCAGGCGTATGTCGGACAGATCGACAAAAGCAAAGTGTTCGGCAAAACGCTGGCGACACGGATAGAGGCTTTCAACGGCTTCTATCCTGCCGAGTCCTATCACCAGAATTTCCTGACGCGTAATCCTGGCTACCCCTATATCGTCGTCAACGACCTGCCCAAGATCGATGATCTGAAGCGCTTGTTTCCTGCCTTGTACCGCGCCCAGCCGGCACTTACCAAGGTAGCATCGCGCTAG
- a CDS encoding GNAT family N-acetyltransferase has product MTVLMLRPPVAADYAAVATWIPDAAACVRWAGPQLAYPFDAGALPQLLAVEHGASYALCGAHGALLGFGQYRLRQPGTAHLCRIIVAPEARGQGMGKALCRLLIDEASRATAADAVTLRVYRDNLAAYALYLELGFVPTDEEADAEALMMKLTLKA; this is encoded by the coding sequence ATGACTGTATTGATGTTGAGGCCGCCTGTCGCAGCGGATTATGCCGCTGTCGCCACCTGGATCCCCGATGCCGCGGCCTGCGTGCGCTGGGCCGGCCCGCAGCTGGCGTATCCGTTTGACGCCGGCGCATTGCCGCAATTGCTGGCGGTAGAGCACGGCGCCAGTTACGCGCTGTGCGGCGCTCACGGTGCTTTGCTCGGGTTCGGCCAGTACCGCTTGCGCCAGCCTGGAACGGCGCACTTGTGCCGTATCATCGTTGCTCCCGAGGCGCGCGGCCAAGGCATGGGCAAGGCGTTATGCCGCTTGCTGATTGACGAAGCAAGCCGGGCGACCGCAGCGGACGCCGTGACGCTGCGTGTTTATCGCGACAACCTTGCCGCTTACGCCCTATATCTAGAGTTGGGGTTTGTCCCGACCGACGAGGAAGCGGACGCCGAAGCGCTCATGATGAAATTGACGCTCAAGGCCTGA
- a CDS encoding acyltransferase family protein — MALDDSRNFRIDLLRGIAISLVLVLHYHLSYALTNSPLALLFSKEAIKAVAVNGNYGVTMFFAISGYLITSTAIKRYGSLGEVNLPRFYVFRLARIMPCLLVALAAIVILGLHGQPAFMNSAEHGWPDVGYPLAVLSVLTFWHNVLMQHAWYFNYAMNIYWSLSVEEMFYLVFPLLCFGLKRDWAIASVWILAIAAGPVYRSFHAADEIYFMYAYAACFDAVAFGCCAALFAARNRLQGKAGALIQVAAACLVAATYLRGIDGHEVFGFSLVAAGTAVLLAGSGGRATPAWLQRNRLLAGVRWLGRHSYELYLFHIIVLGLMRSFIPRGTMAYGYKLPLLVLFLALSAIVAGLVARFYSEPVNARLRAAFLRAPLPSAAVRP, encoded by the coding sequence ATGGCTCTTGATGACTCGCGCAACTTCAGGATAGATCTGCTCAGAGGGATCGCCATCAGCCTGGTCCTGGTCCTCCACTACCATCTGTCCTACGCGCTCACCAACAGTCCGCTGGCCTTGCTGTTTTCCAAGGAAGCCATCAAGGCGGTTGCGGTCAACGGCAACTACGGGGTCACGATGTTTTTTGCGATCTCGGGCTACCTGATCACCTCGACCGCCATCAAACGCTATGGCAGCCTCGGCGAGGTCAACCTGCCCCGCTTTTATGTGTTCCGCCTGGCGCGGATCATGCCGTGCCTGCTGGTGGCGCTTGCAGCCATCGTCATCCTGGGACTGCACGGCCAGCCCGCTTTCATGAATTCCGCCGAGCACGGCTGGCCGGATGTCGGCTACCCGCTCGCAGTCTTGTCTGTCCTGACCTTCTGGCACAACGTGCTGATGCAGCATGCGTGGTATTTCAACTATGCGATGAATATCTACTGGTCGCTGTCAGTGGAAGAGATGTTCTATCTTGTGTTTCCGCTGCTCTGTTTCGGCTTGAAACGCGATTGGGCCATCGCCTCGGTATGGATCCTGGCGATTGCGGCCGGCCCGGTTTACCGCAGCTTCCACGCCGCTGACGAAATCTATTTCATGTACGCCTACGCGGCTTGTTTCGACGCCGTTGCCTTTGGCTGCTGCGCTGCCTTGTTTGCTGCCAGGAACCGCTTGCAAGGAAAGGCTGGAGCGCTGATCCAGGTTGCCGCGGCCTGTCTGGTTGCCGCCACTTACCTGCGCGGCATTGATGGCCATGAGGTGTTCGGCTTCAGCCTGGTTGCAGCCGGCACCGCCGTCCTGCTGGCGGGATCCGGCGGCCGCGCCACACCCGCCTGGCTACAGCGCAACCGGCTACTGGCCGGGGTGCGCTGGCTCGGCAGGCATAGCTATGAGCTGTACCTGTTCCACATCATCGTACTTGGGCTGATGCGCAGCTTCATACCGCGCGGGACCATGGCTTATGGCTACAAGCTGCCCCTGCTGGTCCTGTTCCTGGCGCTTTCGGCAATCGTCGCCGGCCTGGTCGCCCGCTTCTATTCGGAACCGGTGAACGCCAGGCTCAGGGCAGCCTTCCTGCGCGCGCCGCTGCCATCGGCGGCGGTCAGGCCTTGA
- a CDS encoding NUDIX domain-containing protein encodes MQDRVKIRNVEVLSNDWYLLQKTTFDYLRSDGSWQTLTRETYDRGNGATILLYNRERRSVILIRQFRFPTYGNGHDGFLIETAAGLLDQASPEERIKAEAEEETGYRVTEVRKIFEAFMSPGSVTEKLYFFVAEYDPGSRISDGGGLHAEGEDIQVLELPLEQALQMIVSGEIADGKTIMLLQYAQLHLLPPPASAI; translated from the coding sequence ATGCAAGACAGAGTCAAGATCCGCAACGTCGAAGTATTGTCGAACGACTGGTACCTGCTGCAGAAAACCACCTTCGATTACCTCCGCAGCGACGGCAGCTGGCAGACCCTGACACGCGAAACCTACGACCGCGGCAACGGCGCCACCATCCTGCTGTACAACCGCGAACGGCGCAGCGTGATCCTGATCCGCCAGTTCCGCTTCCCCACTTACGGCAACGGCCATGACGGCTTCCTGATCGAAACCGCGGCCGGCCTGCTGGACCAGGCCAGCCCTGAAGAGCGCATCAAGGCAGAAGCCGAGGAAGAGACCGGCTATCGGGTGACGGAAGTGCGCAAGATATTCGAAGCCTTCATGAGCCCGGGTTCGGTCACCGAGAAGCTGTATTTTTTCGTCGCCGAATATGATCCCGGCTCGCGCATCAGCGATGGCGGCGGCCTGCATGCGGAAGGCGAAGATATCCAGGTGCTGGAATTACCGCTGGAGCAAGCGCTGCAGATGATAGTCAGCGGCGAAATCGCCGACGGCAAGACCATCATGCTGCTGCAATACGCGCAATTGCATTTGCTGCCGCCGCCTGCCAGCGCAATTTAA
- a CDS encoding DeoR/GlpR family DNA-binding transcription regulator, giving the protein MLTLQRKQYLLEILERDGQIVARSLSEQLGLSEDTIRRDLRQLAKEGLLQRVHGGALPASAAMAPFVERQQISSDAKSAIGRAAGAMIQPGQVVFIDGGTTAVQLARQLPPALRATVVTHSPSIALELVGHAHIEVIMIGGRLFKHSIVSVGASAIEAIGQIRADLYFMGVCSLHPEAGISTGDFEEAAVKRALSNAADRTIVLASPEKLNTASPYRIAPLSQVNGIVVNAGVAETLVAPYREMGITVTLA; this is encoded by the coding sequence ATGCTGACACTGCAACGCAAACAATATTTACTGGAAATCCTGGAGCGCGACGGCCAGATCGTCGCCAGGTCGCTCAGCGAACAGCTCGGGCTGTCGGAGGACACCATCCGACGCGACTTGCGCCAGCTGGCGAAAGAAGGGCTGCTGCAGCGGGTCCATGGCGGCGCCTTGCCGGCATCCGCGGCGATGGCTCCGTTCGTTGAGCGGCAGCAGATTTCAAGCGACGCCAAATCCGCCATCGGCCGCGCTGCTGGCGCCATGATCCAGCCGGGACAGGTGGTGTTCATCGACGGCGGCACCACCGCAGTGCAACTGGCGCGGCAGCTGCCGCCGGCGTTGCGGGCGACGGTGGTGACGCACAGTCCGTCGATTGCGCTGGAGCTGGTCGGGCATGCCCACATTGAAGTGATCATGATCGGCGGCCGCCTGTTCAAGCATTCGATCGTCAGCGTCGGCGCGAGCGCAATCGAAGCCATCGGCCAGATCCGCGCCGACCTATATTTCATGGGAGTGTGCAGCCTGCATCCCGAGGCGGGCATCAGCACCGGAGATTTTGAAGAGGCGGCCGTCAAGCGTGCGCTGAGTAATGCGGCGGACCGGACCATCGTGCTGGCGTCGCCCGAAAAACTGAATACCGCGTCGCCTTACCGGATAGCGCCTTTGTCCCAGGTCAACGGAATCGTGGTCAATGCCGGGGTGGCGGAAACCTTGGTTGCCCCGTATCGGGAAATGGGAATAACCGTCACCCTGGCATAA